One Acidimicrobiia bacterium DNA window includes the following coding sequences:
- a CDS encoding histidinol-phosphate aminotransferase family protein, translated as MSSSLMRPEYEGMDTYNGIENRALIDLGQNTNRWGMNPAAKRALLNIDDDIIFKYPTPYGDDLKDEIAKYVGVNFDQVSIGSGSYDHLDTIIRACSKPGQVFAISNPSLPVAELVAKMNCLNISLVDFKENYSIDTDALVDTGAQVIFLCSPNNPTGTIISAEEIIAVIERAKGLVILDEAYSEFSNTNYDELINKYDNLVILRTFSKAFGLAGMRIGYALASNELTKAIEISRGIFKTSALSEYIASQCLQNGVDEMKNIVNETIDSREKFIADLKELSLNPIESEANFVLVPFNDAQIFGEKLFSNNISVRVCIGLAGIGDALRITIGPKTEMALVIEALRKIL; from the coding sequence ATGAGTAGTTCTTTAATGCGACCTGAATATGAAGGCATGGATACTTATAACGGTATTGAAAATCGAGCTCTGATTGATCTCGGTCAAAATACAAATCGATGGGGTATGAATCCGGCAGCGAAAAGAGCATTGCTTAATATTGATGATGATATTATTTTTAAATACCCAACTCCTTATGGAGATGATCTAAAAGACGAAATAGCTAAGTATGTTGGTGTTAATTTTGATCAAGTTTCAATTGGGTCTGGTTCATATGACCACTTAGACACAATTATTCGAGCTTGTTCAAAACCCGGTCAAGTATTTGCAATATCGAACCCGAGTCTACCTGTAGCAGAACTTGTAGCAAAAATGAATTGTCTTAATATTTCTTTAGTGGATTTTAAAGAAAACTATTCAATTGATACAGATGCATTAGTTGACACTGGCGCTCAGGTCATATTCCTATGTTCACCAAATAATCCTACAGGTACTATTATCTCAGCTGAAGAAATTATTGCTGTCATAGAAAGAGCAAAAGGTCTTGTGATTCTTGACGAAGCATACAGCGAATTTAGTAATACTAATTATGATGAGCTCATTAATAAATATGACAACTTAGTTATATTGAGAACTTTTTCAAAAGCATTCGGTCTAGCTGGTATGAGAATAGGCTATGCATTAGCTTCAAATGAACTTACTAAAGCTATTGAAATATCTCGAGGTATTTTTAAAACGAGCGCATTATCAGAATACATTGCTAGTCAATGTTTGCAAAATGGTGTTGATGAGATGAAAAATATTGTCAACGAAACAATTGATTCACGTGAAAAATTTATTGCAGATTTAAAAGAACTTTCGCTAAATCCAATAGAAAGTGAAGCAAATTTTGTGCTAGTTCCTTTTAATGATGCTCAAATTTTTGGTGAAAAACTTTTTAGTAATAATATTAGTGTGCGAGTTTGTATAGGACTCGCTGGTATTGGTGATGCACTCCGAATCACTATTGGCCCAAAAACAGAAATGGCTCTAGTGATTGAAGCATTAAGAAAGATATTGTGA
- the hisH gene encoding imidazole glycerol phosphate synthase subunit HisH codes for MKVTIFDYTVGNVHSLAKAFSIVGADVTIETKLKSFKGVDLLVLPGVGAFDPAAETLNTYKNDILENLNDGLACFGVCLGMQIFFEKSEEGELPGLGIIKGEVRKIESKRTPHMGWNDIYGNDKILKQSGMTNGYYANSFVCQPEDDKVVVALSKQDNDEFPAIVKQDNITGVQFHPEKSSVGGINFLREYVRSLS; via the coding sequence ATGAAAGTAACTATTTTTGATTACACAGTAGGAAATGTGCACTCATTAGCTAAAGCATTTTCTATTGTCGGTGCAGATGTAACTATTGAAACAAAATTAAAAAGCTTTAAGGGAGTGGATTTGTTAGTACTCCCAGGTGTTGGTGCTTTCGATCCTGCAGCAGAAACATTGAATACTTATAAAAATGATATTCTTGAAAACCTTAATGATGGACTTGCATGTTTTGGTGTATGTTTGGGAATGCAAATCTTTTTCGAAAAATCAGAAGAAGGTGAACTTCCTGGCTTAGGTATCATTAAAGGTGAAGTTAGGAAAATTGAATCTAAGCGTACTCCGCATATGGGTTGGAATGATATTTATGGCAATGATAAAATATTAAAACAATCTGGTATGACAAATGGATACTATGCAAATAGTTTTGTGTGTCAGCCAGAAGATGACAAAGTTGTGGTTGCTTTATCTAAACAAGATAATGACGAATTTCCTGCAATAGTAAAACAAGACAATATCACTGGTGTGCAATTTCATCCAGAAAAATCTTCTGTTGGAGGAATAAATTTTTTGAGAGAATACGTAAGGAGTCTCAGCTAA
- a CDS encoding 1-(5-phosphoribosyl)-5-[(5-phosphoribosylamino)methylideneamino] imidazole-4-carboxamide isomerase, translating to MKIIPAIDLREGKCVQLRGGSYDDELVRLDDPVSVAKSWKNKGYKMLHVVDLDAATNRGSNREIIEELIDVFPENIQIGGGIREVDDISWLIDKGASAAMVGTKAVLDPKWRNLIANKFPGKIIYCADVIADERIVVSGWKQDSGITLVKALDDISSLDLFGVLITSIVQEGTMGGVDSALFEKATSYSSLPIIAAGGIASYKDIEILKNAGVSSAVVGTAMYLNDFSIKDDN from the coding sequence ATGAAAATAATCCCAGCAATTGATTTAAGGGAAGGTAAATGTGTCCAACTTCGTGGAGGATCATATGATGATGAGTTAGTACGACTTGATGATCCGGTAAGTGTTGCTAAAAGTTGGAAAAATAAAGGATATAAAATGCTTCATGTTGTTGATTTAGACGCAGCAACAAACAGAGGGAGTAATCGTGAGATTATCGAAGAATTAATTGATGTATTCCCAGAGAATATACAAATTGGCGGAGGAATCCGTGAAGTTGATGATATTTCTTGGCTAATAGATAAGGGTGCGTCTGCTGCCATGGTTGGAACAAAAGCAGTTTTAGATCCAAAATGGCGAAATTTAATTGCCAATAAGTTTCCTGGAAAAATAATTTATTGTGCTGATGTGATTGCAGATGAACGTATTGTTGTATCAGGGTGGAAACAAGACTCTGGTATAACACTTGTTAAGGCACTTGATGATATTTCTAGTCTTGATTTATTTGGTGTTTTAATAACATCTATTGTTCAAGAGGGAACAATGGGTGGTGTTGATAGTGCACTTTTTGAAAAGGCAACATCTTATTCATCATTGCCAATTATTGCCGCAGGCGGTATTGCTTCGTATAAAGATATTGAAATATTAAAAAATGCAGGAGTCTCGAGTGCTGTTGTTGGAACAGCAATGTATTTAAACGATTTTTCTATTAAGGATGATAACTAA
- the hisF gene encoding imidazole glycerol phosphate synthase subunit HisF yields MVYQRIIACLDVANGRVVKGTKFVDLTDKGDPVELAKRYEAQGADELVMLDISATIEERVTFLKTVEQIAESIFIPLVIGGGIKNLDDITNALRSGADKVAINSAAIADPTIISRAAAQFGSQCIVASIDVRQKGDAWEVVSRSGTTDVGLDAIIWAQQCVQNGAGEILMTSIDRDGTRIGYDTELLSTVRELVDVPLIASGGAGTIEDIAYVFTQSNVDGALLAGILHDGKITVEDIKDELIKNPKLSIRKVVL; encoded by the coding sequence ATGGTCTATCAAAGAATAATCGCTTGTCTTGATGTCGCTAATGGTCGTGTTGTTAAAGGTACTAAATTTGTTGACCTAACCGATAAAGGTGATCCTGTTGAACTAGCTAAGCGATATGAAGCTCAGGGGGCTGATGAACTCGTGATGTTGGATATTTCTGCAACGATTGAAGAACGTGTAACATTTCTAAAAACTGTCGAGCAAATCGCAGAATCTATTTTCATACCATTGGTTATTGGAGGTGGCATAAAAAATCTTGATGATATTACTAATGCATTACGTTCTGGCGCGGATAAAGTTGCTATTAATTCAGCTGCAATTGCCGATCCAACAATTATTAGTCGTGCAGCTGCACAATTTGGATCACAATGTATTGTTGCATCAATAGATGTCCGACAAAAAGGTGATGCGTGGGAAGTGGTATCGAGAAGTGGCACTACAGATGTAGGATTAGATGCAATTATTTGGGCTCAACAATGTGTTCAAAATGGTGCTGGTGAGATTTTGATGACAAGTATTGATCGTGATGGCACACGTATTGGCTATGACACTGAGCTCTTAAGTACAGTGCGAGAATTAGTAGATGTACCTCTAATCGCATCCGGAGGAGCCGGTACTATTGAAGATATAGCCTATGTCTTTACACAATCTAATGTTGATGGGGCACTACTTGCAGGAATATTGCACGATGGGAAAATAACAGTTGAAGATATAAAAGATGAATTAATAAAAAATCCAAAATTATCGATTAGAAAAGTTGTTTTATGA
- the hisD gene encoding histidinol dehydrogenase, with product MINKFILNEMSDSDKNRIMQRAQADYSRVEPIVRIIIDEVRQGGDSAIVDITKRIDKIDLEVDALKVSKEEFEIAEKEISPELKKYLEDAFKNINLHHKEQLPQKSWQQENVPGVIVGEKTTPIMSVGLYVPRGKGSFPSVMLMLCTPAVIAGVPDIYVCTPPGPDGSIDAASLVAARICGVENVYKVGGAQAMAALAYGTQTIPKVDKIVGPGNQYVSCAKRLVYGIVDPGLPAGPSESIVLCDETADPEIVAREWLNEAEHGPDSAALLVTNSIELIGKVEKIVPGLIAQLTQERRNFIETGLSTYGGIIICSDFEAGIDFVNEYAPEHLRIISKNETEDMDKIINAGEILVGSYSSISYGNFAIGLNAILPTGGTARRDSCVGVETFLKRSSFSIVSAQGAVIISPIAEALAQWEGFPGHKESARFARIKAEKELIDE from the coding sequence ATGATAAATAAATTCATATTAAATGAAATGTCCGATTCAGATAAGAATAGAATTATGCAAAGGGCACAAGCTGACTATTCTCGCGTTGAGCCAATTGTTCGTATTATTATCGATGAAGTTAGGCAAGGTGGTGACAGCGCTATTGTTGATATAACAAAGCGCATCGACAAAATAGATTTAGAAGTTGACGCTCTTAAAGTTTCTAAAGAAGAATTCGAAATTGCTGAGAAAGAAATATCTCCTGAACTAAAAAAATATCTTGAAGATGCATTTAAGAATATTAATTTGCACCACAAAGAACAGTTACCTCAGAAGTCTTGGCAACAAGAAAATGTTCCTGGTGTCATAGTCGGCGAGAAAACTACTCCTATTATGTCTGTGGGTCTCTATGTTCCACGTGGTAAAGGTTCTTTCCCTTCAGTAATGTTGATGCTTTGTACTCCAGCTGTTATTGCTGGTGTGCCAGATATTTATGTTTGTACTCCTCCGGGTCCTGATGGATCCATTGATGCTGCTTCACTTGTTGCTGCAAGAATTTGTGGTGTAGAAAATGTATATAAAGTTGGTGGCGCTCAGGCAATGGCAGCATTGGCTTATGGTACGCAAACGATACCAAAAGTTGACAAGATAGTCGGTCCAGGAAATCAGTATGTTTCTTGCGCTAAACGATTAGTCTATGGAATAGTTGATCCTGGTTTGCCAGCGGGTCCGAGTGAATCTATTGTACTCTGCGATGAAACTGCGGACCCAGAAATTGTAGCGCGCGAATGGTTAAATGAGGCAGAACATGGACCTGATTCAGCTGCACTTTTAGTTACTAATTCGATTGAACTGATAGGGAAAGTTGAGAAAATTGTTCCAGGTTTAATTGCTCAACTCACCCAGGAAAGAAGAAATTTTATAGAAACTGGTTTGAGTACTTACGGTGGAATAATTATTTGCTCAGATTTTGAAGCGGGTATAGATTTTGTCAATGAATATGCACCTGAACATTTGCGAATAATTTCTAAGAATGAAACTGAAGATATGGACAAGATCATAAATGCAGGCGAAATTCTTGTAGGAAGTTATTCTTCTATCTCTTATGGGAACTTTGCTATAGGTCTTAATGCCATTTTGCCAACTGGGGGTACAGCGCGAAGAGATTCTTGTGTCGGTGTTGAAACATTTCTAAAACGTTCATCATTTTCTATTGTAAGTGCACAAGGTGCTGTAATCATTAGTCCTATTGCTGAAGCACTAGCACAATGGGAGGGTTTCCCAGGCCATAAAGAATCGGCAAGATTTGCTCGTATAAAAGCAGAAAAGGAATTGATAGATGAATAA
- a CDS encoding HAD family phosphatase produces the protein MNNISKDIVVLAGRLSIPSQSKALLFDMDGVLLDTLSFDYKYVNILLRKYINESISVSQEIIQRNFALAVPDFFGVILKEYDIVVNEKIFSLITEEFDLLRSQSNPSIHEGILEILQDAKERNLLLCVVSNNAKNDVTSILSNTGLLSYFEKVVGNDKPGILKKPAPDMYLEGARLLNVDPSSCVVIEDSVLGAQAGSTAQCFVVGVGTGANSFIELEENEYVNVAYPNFSINPDRSNHE, from the coding sequence ATGAATAATATTTCTAAAGATATTGTTGTTTTAGCTGGTCGATTGAGTATTCCATCTCAAAGCAAAGCCTTATTGTTTGATATGGATGGGGTATTACTAGATACCCTCTCATTTGATTATAAATACGTAAATATTTTATTAAGAAAATATATTAATGAATCAATATCTGTATCACAAGAAATAATCCAAAGAAACTTTGCACTAGCCGTACCAGATTTTTTTGGTGTTATTTTAAAAGAATACGATATTGTCGTAAATGAAAAAATATTCAGTTTGATAACTGAAGAATTTGATCTGCTAAGGTCACAAAGTAATCCGAGTATTCACGAAGGTATATTAGAAATATTGCAAGATGCAAAGGAACGAAATCTATTATTATGTGTTGTCTCTAATAACGCGAAAAATGACGTAACTTCTATCTTATCGAATACTGGTTTACTTTCGTATTTCGAAAAAGTTGTTGGAAATGATAAACCAGGAATACTAAAGAAACCTGCACCTGACATGTATTTAGAAGGTGCTCGATTATTAAACGTTGATCCATCTAGTTGTGTTGTAATTGAAGACTCCGTTTTAGGAGCACAAGCTGGTTCAACTGCACAATGTTTTGTAGTGGGAGTTGGCACTGGTGCGAATAGTTTCATTGAACTTGAAGAAAATGAATATGTTAATGTTGCATATCCTAATTTTTCTATAAATCCAGACCGGAGTAACCATGAATAA
- the hisE gene encoding phosphoribosyl-ATP diphosphatase yields MNNVNESSPLAKLDAIIEQRLIEPKSGYTDELLADSNKRMKKIGEESAELIVACVQGDKESVAGEAADLFYHILVAIRGVGVTFNDVENILKQRNKSK; encoded by the coding sequence ATGAATAATGTAAATGAAAGTTCACCACTTGCGAAATTGGATGCAATCATTGAACAGAGACTAATCGAACCAAAATCAGGTTATACTGATGAATTGTTGGCTGATAGTAACAAACGCATGAAAAAGATTGGTGAAGAATCAGCTGAACTTATAGTTGCATGTGTGCAAGGTGATAAAGAGTCTGTAGCAGGTGAAGCTGCTGATCTCTTTTATCATATACTCGTAGCAATTCGTGGTGTCGGTGTAACTTTCAATGATGTCGAAAATATTTTAAAGCAAAGAAATAAATCTAAGTAG
- a CDS encoding SufS family cysteine desulfurase has product MDVQRIKKDFPGLERIVNGHQITFLDSGASSQTPTQVLDVMDHVYNDHYANVHRGVYTTAQEISNEFELSRKKIAKFIGASTDKEVIFTRNATESINLVARAWGDKNIKTGDVIVLTHLEHHSNIVPWQQLASRTGAIIKWIPLTDETRLDLNNATEILKNAKVFAFSAASNVTGTVTQVKELVELAKAAGAISVVDACQYVPHLKLNIKDWDADFIAFSAHKMLGPTGLGILWGKEELLNAMDPFLGGGSMIEEVTLEGFTSAPLPEKFEAGTPAIVEAIGTGSAIDYLESIGFKNLLDHEKMLTDYALDMFKNRFDGKVTLHGPKISDDRLAVFSFTIKEVHPHDVSQVLDESGVCVRAGHHCAKPLMRVLSEGDRVGIGATSRASAYLYNTTDDFDRLGDAIEKAIKFFAI; this is encoded by the coding sequence ATGGACGTACAAAGAATTAAAAAAGACTTTCCTGGATTAGAACGAATTGTCAACGGGCATCAGATAACCTTCTTGGATTCTGGTGCATCGAGTCAAACACCAACACAAGTACTCGATGTAATGGATCATGTATATAATGACCATTATGCAAATGTACATCGTGGCGTTTATACAACAGCACAAGAGATAAGTAACGAGTTTGAATTATCACGTAAAAAAATAGCTAAATTTATTGGTGCTAGTACCGACAAAGAAGTTATATTTACACGTAATGCTACAGAATCTATAAATCTTGTAGCACGTGCATGGGGCGACAAAAATATTAAAACTGGCGATGTCATTGTTTTAACCCATCTAGAACACCATAGCAATATTGTTCCCTGGCAACAACTCGCTTCACGTACAGGTGCCATTATTAAATGGATACCATTAACAGATGAAACTCGTCTGGATTTAAATAATGCGACTGAGATTTTAAAAAATGCAAAAGTTTTTGCTTTTAGCGCAGCAAGTAATGTTACAGGTACCGTTACACAAGTAAAAGAACTTGTTGAACTAGCGAAAGCTGCAGGGGCAATAAGCGTTGTTGATGCCTGTCAATACGTCCCCCATCTAAAACTAAATATTAAAGACTGGGATGCGGATTTTATTGCATTTTCTGCACACAAAATGCTCGGTCCTACTGGGCTTGGAATCTTATGGGGCAAAGAAGAACTATTAAATGCAATGGATCCATTTTTAGGTGGAGGATCAATGATTGAAGAAGTGACTCTTGAGGGTTTCACGTCTGCTCCCCTACCAGAAAAATTTGAAGCAGGGACTCCAGCAATTGTAGAAGCTATTGGTACTGGTAGCGCTATTGATTATTTAGAATCAATAGGTTTTAAAAATCTACTCGATCATGAAAAAATGCTGACTGATTATGCATTAGATATGTTCAAGAATCGTTTCGACGGCAAAGTAACACTTCACGGGCCAAAAATATCCGATGATCGTTTAGCAGTTTTTAGTTTCACAATAAAAGAAGTACACCCGCACGATGTTTCACAAGTATTAGATGAAAGCGGAGTATGTGTTAGAGCGGGACATCACTGTGCAAAACCACTTATGCGTGTTTTATCTGAGGGCGATAGAGTAGGTATTGGTGCAACATCGCGCGCAAGTGCATATTTATATAACACAACAGATGATTTTGATCGACTTGGTGATGCAATAGAGAAGGCAATAAAATTCTTTGCCATTTAA